From a region of the Anaerobacillus sp. CMMVII genome:
- a CDS encoding heparan-alpha-glucosaminide N-acetyltransferase domain-containing protein — protein MTETKTPQKKLGRIYSLDIARGFIILVAIFLGNIPGGNGEYEWARHARWEGLPLLDMLFPAFLTLFGIGMAVAYRNGIKWKKVLRRTIILFAIGLVYNGLVNWSIDLTTWRITGVLQLYAIVGLVVVILIWINRSWIFAVSVSLFVLFSYSALLSIISASCTGGALVPDCYSLVKIDLLIFSENHLWQQGRRGYDPEGIMTMFSAISNVLFGYAAGRILVIKRETGATKYLAFLAIGIASLVPILLTFSPIIKRIWTPAYAASTAAITIFLFALIYFLVDQLFRESHKRFIGVSVLEALGRNSLIIYFGRGLISRVLAAINVPFITEEVRVSDYLVALFTHFSSHPKIIYAIFISCCWILLAILLHRKKIYVRA, from the coding sequence ATGACAGAAACTAAGACTCCCCAGAAGAAGTTGGGGCGAATTTACTCCCTAGATATCGCTCGGGGATTTATCATATTGGTCGCAATTTTCCTTGGTAACATCCCTGGTGGTAATGGAGAGTATGAATGGGCGCGGCATGCGCGTTGGGAAGGACTTCCACTGTTAGACATGCTGTTTCCAGCATTTTTAACGTTATTCGGAATTGGAATGGCGGTCGCCTACAGAAACGGGATCAAGTGGAAAAAAGTGCTTCGTCGGACGATTATTTTGTTTGCGATTGGGCTTGTCTATAACGGATTAGTAAATTGGAGTATAGATCTAACTACATGGCGCATAACAGGAGTTTTACAGCTATATGCAATTGTGGGGCTAGTTGTTGTAATTTTGATTTGGATTAATCGTTCATGGATTTTTGCTGTATCGGTAAGTTTATTCGTGCTATTTAGTTATAGTGCTCTTCTTTCAATCATTAGTGCTTCATGCACTGGAGGGGCTCTTGTTCCAGATTGTTATTCGCTGGTAAAAATTGATTTATTGATTTTTTCAGAAAATCATCTATGGCAACAGGGAAGGCGAGGCTATGATCCTGAGGGAATCATGACCATGTTTAGTGCTATCTCTAATGTTTTATTTGGATATGCAGCAGGACGAATATTAGTTATAAAAAGAGAAACTGGTGCTACAAAGTATCTCGCTTTTCTAGCAATTGGAATTGCATCGTTAGTTCCGATCTTACTAACGTTTTCACCAATTATTAAACGAATCTGGACACCTGCATACGCTGCTTCCACTGCTGCTATTACGATATTCTTGTTTGCTTTGATTTATTTTTTAGTGGATCAATTATTTAGAGAATCACACAAACGTTTTATCGGAGTTTCGGTTCTTGAAGCACTTGGTAGAAACAGTCTTATTATTTACTTTGGAAGGGGCCTGATTTCGAGAGTATTAGCGGCAATCAATGTCCCATTCATTACGGAAGAAGTTCGTGTTAGTGATTATCTAGTAGCACTATTCACTCACTTTTCATCACATCCAAAAATTATTTATGCCATTTTCATATCCTGTTGTTGGATCTTACTAGCCATCCTCCTCCACAGAAAAAAGATTTATGTAAGAGCGTAA